AGGGTACTGTCCTCTCCAACCTTGCTTTCTCATTAATTACGCAATAATAAATCGCTTAACCGATTTGTATATGAAATTTCCTTACACTGaaaggaaaacaaaacaagagcAAAGCCAAATACTTCTTGGTGGTATTAATCATTTCAACATAaggaatataaattaattaacaagaaAAGTTCGCAAGTTTTCCTAACCCTTACCATTTCCatcataaaattttgacaCTTATTTCAACTTACAAGTGTCCAAAAAGTattcaaaacataaaagtGACTATTGATGAAACACTTGGTGCTTTAAAGAGAAAATACAGCAGTTGAGCCAATTTTGCTGTTACAGTATCCATGTTCCTTAATAGAAGTTAAATGATTATAAACTATACTGTAAAAAATATTGCACTAGTCAGCACCAGTAAACATGATGGATGGTGAAGGTAAGTAAAAATCTGATATTCAAACCGAATACGCCAAATGATGTCagtataagaaaatgaaagtggATTATGTAGCAAAAGAGGCAGGCAGCAAAAGATGATAATCTTAAACTGCCAagtcataattaaaaaacttatGTTGATACAAACGCAAAACAAACAACATAACCAGATGCACAAATCCTTCACCATAAAAAATTACAGATATTCatgaaatccaaaaaaatagcaGGCGAAAGTAGGCGCACATTACCTCCTTTGGTTACAGCTCAAGATGAAAATCTGAGagtttttaagtttttcaaCTTGAGATTCCCTATGAGTAAATGCAATGGAAAAGTTGTCAACAATTTGGCAGAGAGAAGCAGCAGGAGAAAAaccaaagaaaaaattgataccTTTTCTCAAGAGGTATATAAGGGACCCAATCCATTTTCATCTGCTTCATGGGCACTATTTCTTCAGTCTCCCTCTGGACTGATTTGATACCAATTTTGTCAGATGGGGGAAAAGGTGATACCACCTGttcattcaaaaaaatatccaTGAATCAGTAAAAATTCACAGTAATTAGCGAGCAGATAACAGGGGGCTCAAGAAGACAATACATAacaatcatatttatatttatgtcatTGCATACCATCCATTTAAGATTTGTGAATGCATCACATATCCTAACATCCACCATGAATGAAGGGAGATGGCACAAAGACATATGCAGAAGAACCATTCACTAGTTGCATTTTTAAGATcattcacataaaaatataaataatttcacaaatttagATTCAAGGAATTTTATGATAACTAGACATGATGCTACTGCTACAGTTAAGATATAATTAGAGGAGTGAACAAAGATATTTGGGAGGGAATGCACAAGTAGTAGTGAACTGGAATTGATATCTAAGGATGCATTATTGCAAAGAAGTGTGCAAGAGCAGAAATAATCTAGCATTACATAGTTTGTGTCGGAAGTAGATCATTTCCAAGAATATAATTGATTCACTAACATCCAACTTAAATGGTTGTGAATCAGTAAAACAATACAAGCAACTGAGCAAAATGcaaaacacataaaattaaaatgtcaagAGAAAAGTATCGGGCCTTACAGCAACCACAACAGGTATCATTATAACTTTGGATTGATCTTTGAAAGGAACCAATTGAGCTGCAAAGATAAATAGTAGCATTAAGAAATAGTAGCAAGAGAAATTTATGATCCCAAAATACTAAGAACCCatagaaaaaattaactaGTATCATCATGGTAAACCTCCATATTTTCAGGATTGACTAGATTTATTTGTAAGATTAGTTTTAGTCACCAAAAAATCGGAAGATCTATATTCTTAGGGCTACTTACGCTCTGTACAGCCGAAGAGGTAGACCTTCTTATCATGTAACTCTCCACCTTCTTCAAGAGCTTCCTGCCACATCAATAGAATTAAAGTCAAACTTATTCCATAACTTGCTCAGCTCTGGTTATAACATTTGCACTCAATgcttttaacttttttcacgagagagagagagagagagagatcttATAAGGACCAAATCAGTAAAAACCTTCACATGTTATCAAATGAGAATGTAAGAGTTATTGGCTACTCACTTCCAAATTAGTGAAGTTCCACTTGTACTCATACACCATGTCCAACTGATCCCACTgtcaattaaaattacatataacaaaagaaatcaaatcgACTATAATCAGAAATCAGAAAGAGGAACAATAGCTAACTAGCTGGAAATCATAATCTTACCTCTGTGCCTACCGGAAAAACCTGCTGCCAGAGATCCTCCTGCACAACACAGTAGCACATACAATCAGCAACCAATGCAAAGCCATGTACATTTATCTACCGCTTATTTACACAAATTACAGATTAGTATAAGAACTTCAGAAGCTAGGTCACATTAAAATAAGCAACATCATACACATTATACATCCTGACAGAGAAGTAGATAAACGATCTGTTGCTAGAAGCACATTTGAAATCCAAATTCCAACGTTTAACACAACATACACAAGTAAAATTACCTAGAATAAATTCGGAATCCTAAGCAGAAACTGTAAACGTACCAAATTGCGCTTCTCAGCGAAATACTCAGTCTCTGTTTCCGGCTTAACAACCTTAGCTCGCTTCCGGCCGGCCTTTCCAGCTGCGCCTCTGCTCGGATCCAGCTCAGCATTGCGGCTGGGGCCCTCCGAGTTGGTTTCTTCAGCTGGCGATTGGCTCGCCTCGTTTTTCTGATCCTCTTCAGGCTTCGCCTTAGCCTTGCGCTTGGTTCCCTTCCTCATCGCCtctgtagagagagagagtgtgagCGGGAGATGGATGGAGAGCGCTAGGGTTTTCGAAGAGAGGTGccgaaatttgaatttgagggATGTGAAATTGGATGGCGGAAAATGGTGGAATGAATGAAAATGCGTACAGCATTTATATGAGCGGTTTCAGCTTACCATTTACGCGCGTGAGAATTACGCGACTACTGTaggattcaattttttcaaatttaatatttttggtataaatGTTAATTAGGACTTATTATTGTGATTTTCGAATTTATTTTACAACGTATGGTAGTATTAAAATGGTCAAATTGTTATTGCGTTCAGATACTAAAGATTATGCGATAGTTCATCCGCTTCATTAGATCTCATTctttttcaaaagataaatagagtattatagtaataacatgaaattataaataaggcAACAAAATAACCCGTTTGACTATTTCAAATTATCAACACATCGATGTAAAAAAATTGCGAGGTGAAATAATCAACTTGAAAAAtgtatgaatttaaaatatatataaaacaattttttagaTATTATAGCTATGATGTAACTTGCTAGTACGTAACATACATTgttaaaaacaaatcattcaatattatatttcatatttaattgtagttcCTCGatgaaattagaaattagATTGTGAGTGCAGATTTTATTACATGGTAATAATCTAGAAtaaataatgagaaaaaaatgaaagaagatttTGGAGATTTAGATTTGTCTAATTAATGGTTCCAATATCTGAGTTGGATAAAAATCAGGATGCAATTGAAATATGCactactttgttattttctgcCTTTCCatgattattaaaaataacgGTGACGGATTTAGGGGGCTTTAATTGTGTCTTTTACAATCGAGTCGGAagttttttttactactattttattaccTCTGTCCccgaaaatttgatacacttcacttttaccatttttagtagtggactccatattccactaactcattcctactcacattttattataaaactaatactttaaaagtaggactcataagtcacatcccaccaactttttcaactcactttccattacatttcttaaaactcgtgttggATCAAAGTGTAATAAATTTTGggggatggaggtagtattaaataaattgtactccaCAGATTACTAAATTGATAATGCATGTACTGTCGTAGATGTATCTATCAATAAATTTGGGGTGATTCAAAGGCACTTAATTTTGGCATTCGGAGATTTACCAGCAGAATTTCGCCCTTTATTTGTAACTAGTGTTAACACATGTGCTATGCACAGgacaaaagatttttaaataatgaagatacattaacttaaaataaagaatatagagtatataagtatcaaaatatatctagaaataagaactaattaaaataagtatttgtaatattataaataattaaaaatattataaacaacaacatAAAGATATTTGTACTCCTCTCAACCCActctcaataaaatatttcatattttagcagattattgtatagtactattttaatatttaatataagtgtagtattataaaataaaagacataacaaaagaggagatgtgtggatgaaatagaataagaaatacaaataaatgaaaatcacaattaacaaatgcattttcatcaaaattaaattcaatattactgatgcactttttattagcactaaataaacctgcaagtatacagagtatatatagtatagctaaaggttagtaccgtatatcgaacacggggaagactaacacaaagtgtctatcctctactgagactcaattactatttggaaaaacattttggttttgaaaacttttgaaaaacggAAAACAATAGAAAACATAGATCAACTAAGAACAGATAAATCAAGAGAAAGacaatagagataagggaatcccagggatgtgtgttcacagttatggttatacaaaattccaactacaataccctagcacagttattactttgatagaacaaGTCACCTAGGTTATGCTCATGCgaaacaaacgttgattacaagattagggttgtcaatcctaacacgtaactccaaaaagctcctaagacccttaaaaagtcctcactctcaattaacagtgtcgttttaaaggaagctaactgtagtgtctactaagtggatctaactcgctagaactctctctaCATgattatgaagcaagttatattaaatcatacacgattgtgtcactcaatcatgcagcatcaaaattacttagggaagaaacaaagtaaaaacaaaacggatattaaatagaaaacttgtataaccaaagtcgttactaacacatccctagaatcctatgagtttagttacacataattgaataagctaaaaacatagattgaagggaagtcaatttgaatataaaactaaagcaaataaaacccgtgggttgaatccttgtcgttcttgatgttcttgaaatccttctccaactccttgcaccaatgaagtactctaggtcttgatctctatgacgACTCCAGATTCCCAAActtggcgttttggctccctttttcggctcaattatgcacatttctcacaaaacacgtcaaaataccaaaatagacaaaatatccaaataatggacgtgtagagtgactttgatatcaaaaacggaccaaataatgaccttaaaatagtgcaaaatccgagcgtatcaactcccccaaacttacatttttgtttgtcctcaaacaaaacaataaagacacaagaatagacgcacggaatgcataaataattgcctcaaaagatgaaagaatagattaagcatgtattaatgcaatcaaatcaagcaaggcttattagtgcactttcattactaactcgtggaacaccttgaattcaagccctcgcatgtggcaaacttccaaagatg
The genomic region above belongs to Salvia hispanica cultivar TCC Black 2014 chromosome 3, UniMelb_Shisp_WGS_1.0, whole genome shotgun sequence and contains:
- the LOC125209035 gene encoding protein HEAT INTOLERANT 4-like, which produces MRKGTKRKAKAKPEEDQKNEASQSPAEETNSEGPSRNAELDPSRGAAGKAGRKRAKVVKPETETEYFAEKRNLEDLWQQVFPVGTEWDQLDMVYEYKWNFTNLEEALEEGGELHDKKVYLFGCTEPQLVPFKDQSKVIMIPVVVAVVSPFPPSDKIGIKSVQRETEEIVPMKQMKMDWVPYIPLEKRESQVEKLKNSQIFILSCNQRRAGLRHLKIERVKKFEYCLPYFYDPLKEDELEQSTVVDLLFPIDPKPVFCEYDWELDELEEFTDNLIAAEELPADQKEPFKNYVKEKVREAKKANREAREARKKAREELSQETRDAYKDMKFYKFYPVPSPDTPDVSGVKAPFINRYYGKAHKVI